The Flavobacteriales bacterium genome has a window encoding:
- a CDS encoding ribonuclease Z, whose product MIFKVNILGCGSATPTLRRNPTAQVVNVLERHFLIDCAEGTQLQMRKYGIKFQKINHIFISHLHGDHYLGLIGFISTLHLLGRTKELHLYGPEPLGEIIFSQLRASKSYLSFHIEFHPLTSKESELIYEDEKVTIETIPLKHRIYCNGFLIKEKQHDYRIDIKAVQAHNVPIAWYQHLKKGKDYELENTKIPVSELTFPPYQRRSYAYCSDTAYLESIIPIIENTHLLYHEATFLSDQKDRAKQTMHSTIEEACLIAQKAKVKQLLVGHYSARYKTTEKFIEEATPLFKNTIAVEDGDEFTIPLK is encoded by the coding sequence TAAAGTTAACATATTAGGTTGTGGTAGTGCTACACCAACATTAAGACGCAATCCTACAGCACAAGTGGTTAATGTGTTGGAACGTCATTTTCTAATTGATTGTGCTGAAGGAACACAATTACAAATGCGAAAATATGGAATCAAATTCCAAAAAATCAATCACATCTTTATCAGTCACCTTCACGGAGATCATTACTTAGGATTAATAGGTTTTATCTCTACACTTCATTTATTAGGCCGAACAAAAGAACTTCACCTGTATGGACCAGAGCCTCTTGGTGAAATTATTTTTAGTCAACTAAGAGCCAGTAAATCTTACCTTAGTTTTCACATAGAGTTTCATCCCTTAACCTCAAAAGAAAGCGAGTTAATATATGAAGATGAAAAAGTAACGATAGAAACCATACCTTTAAAACATCGTATCTATTGTAACGGTTTTTTGATCAAAGAAAAACAACACGACTATAGAATAGACATTAAAGCTGTTCAAGCCCACAATGTTCCTATAGCATGGTATCAACATCTAAAAAAAGGAAAAGATTATGAATTAGAAAATACTAAAATCCCTGTTTCCGAATTAACATTTCCTCCCTATCAACGAAGGAGTTATGCTTATTGTTCTGATACAGCCTATTTAGAAAGTATTATTCCAATCATTGAAAATACACATTTACTTTACCACGAAGCAACTTTTTTAAGTGACCAAAAAGATCGTGCAAAGCAAACGATGCATAGTACAATTGAGGAGGCCTGCTTAATCGCTCAAAAAGCTAAAGTTAAACAGCTACTTGTAGGGCATTATTCTGCTCGTTATAAAACTACAGAAAAGTTTATCGAAGAAGCGACTCCCCTTTTCAAAAATACGATTGCTGTTGAAGATGGAGATGAATTTACAATTCCATTGAAGTAA
- a CDS encoding NUDIX hydrolase produces MVNRKARLLVLNYPFVLAFKKRGQDRYSLIGGNIEKKERPTASMIREAKEEASIKIGAKDITWCGLLTEVKQGILHERNYFVLLEKDHDFFLNEPEKFEALEWIDFFDNQTKFKKLDRKMIKKQFTSMEL; encoded by the coding sequence TTGGTTAATAGAAAAGCACGTTTATTAGTACTGAATTATCCTTTTGTCTTGGCTTTTAAGAAAAGAGGGCAGGATCGTTATAGTTTAATTGGGGGAAACATTGAAAAAAAAGAGCGCCCCACTGCCTCGATGATAAGAGAAGCAAAGGAAGAAGCAAGTATAAAAATTGGAGCCAAAGATATCACTTGGTGTGGTTTATTGACTGAAGTGAAACAAGGAATCTTACACGAAAGAAATTATTTTGTACTTCTTGAAAAAGACCATGATTTCTTCCTCAATGAACCAGAAAAATTTGAGGCATTAGAATGGATCGATTTTTTTGATAATCAAACAAAGTTTAAGAAATTGGATCGAAAAATGATTAAAAAACAATTTACTTCAATGGAATTGTAA
- the mnmA gene encoding tRNA 2-thiouridine(34) synthase MnmA, with the protein MSKGKRVVVGLSGGVDSSVTAYLLKEQGYEVIGMFMRNWHDDSVIEHDECPWIDDSNDALQVAESLGIPFQVIDFSKEYKERIVDYMFSEYQAGRTPNPDVLCNREVKFDIFLEKALELGADYVATGHYCRKEELEIEGKKVYRLLAGKDNNKDQSYFLCQLSQEQLSKALFPIGHLEKPEVRAIANQIGLSTANKKDSQGLCFIGKVKLPVFLQQQLKPKTGKIIELDNEDVVFDYTNDDLVTIAAPYNLKKGVGKIVGEHQGAHYFTEGQRKGLAVGGMKEPLFVIGTDTQLNHVYVGQGTNHKGLYRKGLKVLNEDIHWVREDLKLTPGQSIAYSGRIRYRQALSNYTLHQKEDGLYIEFEEMQRGVAAGQFVAWYQGEELIGSGVIN; encoded by the coding sequence ATGAGTAAAGGTAAAAGAGTTGTTGTAGGGTTGTCTGGAGGTGTAGATTCTAGTGTAACAGCATATTTATTAAAAGAGCAAGGCTATGAAGTCATCGGAATGTTCATGCGTAATTGGCATGATGATTCGGTGATAGAGCACGATGAATGCCCTTGGATAGATGATAGTAATGATGCTTTACAAGTTGCTGAGTCTTTGGGAATTCCATTTCAGGTAATTGATTTCAGTAAAGAATACAAAGAAAGAATAGTCGACTATATGTTTTCTGAATATCAAGCTGGTAGAACACCTAATCCAGATGTACTTTGTAATAGAGAAGTTAAATTTGATATTTTCCTGGAAAAAGCACTAGAACTAGGTGCTGATTATGTCGCAACTGGACATTATTGTAGAAAGGAAGAGCTTGAAATAGAAGGAAAAAAAGTATATCGACTTTTAGCGGGGAAAGATAACAATAAGGACCAAAGTTATTTTTTATGTCAACTAAGTCAAGAACAGTTAAGTAAAGCTTTATTTCCTATAGGACACCTAGAAAAACCAGAAGTTAGAGCAATTGCCAACCAAATTGGGTTAAGTACTGCCAATAAAAAAGATTCACAAGGATTATGTTTTATAGGAAAAGTAAAACTGCCTGTATTTTTACAACAACAGTTAAAACCTAAAACAGGAAAAATAATAGAGTTAGATAATGAAGATGTTGTGTTCGATTACACCAACGATGATTTAGTTACGATTGCAGCACCCTATAACTTAAAAAAAGGAGTAGGGAAAATTGTTGGAGAACATCAGGGAGCACATTATTTTACAGAGGGACAAAGAAAAGGTTTAGCTGTAGGAGGAATGAAAGAGCCACTATTTGTAATAGGTACTGATACGCAATTGAACCATGTGTATGTTGGTCAAGGAACAAACCATAAAGGGTTGTATAGAAAAGGATTAAAAGTCCTCAATGAAGATATACATTGGGTAAGGGAAGATCTTAAGTTAACGCCTGGCCAAAGCATTGCTTATTCTGGAAGAATTAGATACAGACAAGCGCTTTCTAACTATACGTTGCACCAAAAAGAAGATGGATTGTATATTGAGTTTGAAGAAATGCAAAGAGGAGTTGCTGCTGGACAGTTTGTGGCTTGGTATCAAGGAGAAGAATTAATCGGCAGTGGTGTAATTAATTAA
- a CDS encoding sensor histidine kinase — MWKIFSILTPFFFILSSVHFLLGGKSFKTTALAFLMSLLVLISLKFSKKYNISVIAVFIIGTAINQYTMYTALNVERIVDLLWMLSVSVFVFYMFGSRYGIGSMAINFVGLIGAILYVPKEVIIETIQNQTLNVELAHIINIIVSTVITGYFIKKIIEYSNYNEEKLKEANIDLLQQRDEKIVMLQEIHHRVKNNLQIVSSLLRLQSSQLDNEEMVTQFREAINRVSSMALIHEKMYQTDDLSNVDIKNYLNSLIKDIIRTYSFKSHISIDIQSNIYNFSLDSLVPLALIFNELITNSIKHAFNESSDGKITILIQKESESKTTITYKDNGQGFNEIPTENFGSVLIETFSEQLDGEYSIKDTKGIGVEYYFVFKNLK; from the coding sequence GTGTGGAAAATATTTTCTATCCTTACTCCTTTTTTCTTCATCCTTTCTTCTGTCCATTTTTTATTAGGGGGCAAAAGCTTTAAAACTACGGCATTGGCTTTTCTAATGTCGCTATTAGTGCTTATTTCCTTAAAATTTTCTAAAAAATACAACATTTCAGTAATTGCTGTATTTATTATTGGAACGGCCATTAATCAATATACGATGTATACGGCATTAAACGTGGAAAGGATTGTTGATTTGTTGTGGATGCTTTCTGTCTCTGTATTTGTCTTTTATATGTTTGGTTCACGTTACGGAATTGGCAGTATGGCGATTAACTTTGTAGGGTTAATTGGAGCAATACTCTATGTCCCTAAAGAAGTCATTATCGAAACCATTCAAAATCAAACATTAAATGTTGAACTCGCTCATATTATAAACATTATTGTTTCTACGGTTATTACGGGGTATTTTATCAAAAAAATAATTGAATACTCTAATTATAATGAAGAAAAACTAAAAGAAGCTAACATTGATCTATTGCAACAACGCGATGAAAAAATTGTAATGCTTCAGGAGATTCATCATAGAGTAAAAAACAACCTTCAAATTGTTTCCAGCCTTTTAAGACTACAATCAAGCCAATTGGATAATGAGGAGATGGTTACTCAATTTAGAGAGGCCATTAATCGAGTTTCTTCAATGGCTTTGATTCATGAAAAAATGTATCAAACGGATGATTTATCTAATGTAGACATTAAAAACTACCTTAATTCTTTAATTAAAGATATTATACGAACCTATTCATTTAAATCGCATATTAGCATAGATATTCAATCTAATATTTATAATTTTAGCTTAGATAGTTTAGTCCCTCTAGCGTTAATTTTTAACGAGTTAATTACAAACTCAATTAAACATGCTTTTAATGAAAGTTCAGATGGAAAAATCACCATATTAATCCAAAAAGAATCTGAAAGTAAAACAACAATTACCTACAAAGACAATGGTCAAGGTTTTAATGAAATTCCTACTGAAAAT